A single Streptomyces sannanensis DNA region contains:
- a CDS encoding MFS transporter, protein MSDESAECKRNPEEVNPARVLALCSGASFMAFLDLSIISIAFPDIPGDFPDTSLNTMTWVLSGYTIMLAAILTPAGRVADSVGRRTVFLWSLAAFTVASLVCAVAPSVWWLIAARFIQGAAAGGMIPAALGLILSTTPRERIARAVGTWSAVAGFSAVIGPAAGGLLLRAFGWRSVFYVNLPLCGALLIAALVMLPRQLRGTGDRLPDAVGSIALALGIAGVVSALTEGDSWGWGDVRTIGLGVAGLALIAVTVLRSRTHRAPALEVTVWRSPVFKTANLGLGMLNMTMFAWMLAAPLFAAGIWHWSVLETAGALSIGAVSSMIGSLSAGRLTRPATQVKVTVLGALFFAGSNGIWASSLFGSTPNFWGGWLPAAMLGGGGLGLSITCLSALAAWTVPPLKFAGGLGMTLTVRQVGGAVGVAGFASITASSAVPGSVSSFHHVYVVAMAVNLVCALVVCTLLTALRPSPPPGADAAAAPVPHDRATPTP, encoded by the coding sequence ATGTCCGACGAGTCGGCCGAGTGCAAACGCAATCCGGAGGAGGTCAACCCGGCTCGCGTCCTGGCGCTATGCAGCGGCGCGAGCTTCATGGCGTTCCTCGACCTCTCGATCATCAGCATCGCCTTCCCAGACATTCCGGGTGACTTTCCGGACACGTCGCTCAACACCATGACATGGGTCCTCAGCGGCTACACGATCATGCTGGCGGCCATACTCACGCCCGCCGGCCGGGTCGCGGACAGCGTCGGTCGGCGAACCGTCTTCCTCTGGTCCCTGGCCGCCTTCACCGTCGCCTCGCTCGTCTGCGCTGTGGCGCCGTCCGTCTGGTGGCTCATCGCCGCACGGTTCATCCAGGGCGCGGCGGCCGGAGGCATGATCCCCGCCGCACTCGGCTTGATTCTCTCGACGACACCGCGGGAGCGCATCGCCAGAGCGGTCGGCACCTGGTCCGCGGTGGCGGGATTCTCCGCTGTCATCGGACCGGCCGCAGGCGGACTGCTCCTGCGCGCCTTCGGCTGGCGCTCGGTGTTCTACGTCAACCTCCCGCTGTGCGGTGCGCTGTTGATCGCTGCCCTGGTGATGCTGCCAAGGCAGCTGCGCGGCACCGGCGACCGACTGCCGGACGCTGTGGGCAGCATCGCGCTCGCCCTGGGCATCGCCGGGGTGGTGAGCGCACTCACCGAGGGGGACTCGTGGGGTTGGGGCGATGTCCGCACGATCGGACTCGGTGTGGCCGGGCTCGCGCTCATCGCCGTGACCGTGCTGCGTTCGCGTACCCACCGGGCTCCGGCCCTCGAAGTCACGGTCTGGCGCAGCCCCGTCTTCAAGACCGCGAACCTCGGCCTCGGCATGCTCAACATGACCATGTTCGCGTGGATGCTGGCCGCCCCGCTGTTCGCCGCCGGCATCTGGCACTGGTCGGTCCTGGAGACGGCCGGAGCCCTGAGCATCGGCGCCGTCTCCTCGATGATCGGCTCCCTGTCCGCCGGACGGCTCACCCGCCCGGCGACCCAGGTGAAGGTCACGGTGCTGGGCGCGCTGTTCTTCGCGGGCAGCAACGGCATCTGGGCGTCCAGCCTGTTCGGATCCACACCGAACTTCTGGGGCGGCTGGCTGCCGGCCGCAATGCTCGGCGGAGGCGGCCTCGGCCTCTCGATCACCTGCCTGTCGGCGCTGGCGGCCTGGACGGTGCCCCCGCTCAAGTTCGCGGGCGGGCTTGGCATGACCTTGACGGTGCGCCAGGTGGGCGGCGCGGTCGGTGTCGCCGGATTCGCCTCGATCACGGCATCAAGTGCAGTCCCCGGCAGCGTCTCGTCCTTCCACCATGTCTACGTCGTCGCGATGGCCGTCAACCTCGTGTGCGCACTCGTCGTGTGCACGTTGCTCACAGCGCTGCGACCGTCGCCCCCGCCCGGCGCCGACGCGGCTGCGGCACCAGTACCGCACGACCGAGCCACGCCAACCCCGTGA
- a CDS encoding acetyl-CoA C-acetyltransferase: protein MSGSVILAGARTPTGRLLGALKDFSGAQLGGIAIRAALEKAGVAPEQVEYTIMGQVLTAGAGQIPARQAAVAAGIPMSVPALTVNKVCLSGLDAIALADQLIRAGEFDLVVAGGQESMTQAPHLLAKSRSGFKYGDVPLIDHMVHDGLFCQFDQVGMGVSTEKYNSRYAGLTREKQDAFAATSHQRAAAAAAAGRFAEELAPVTVPQRKGDPVVFDTDEGVRPDTTAEVLAKLRPVYSPDGTITAGTASQISDGAAAVVVASKAKAEELGLPWIAEIGAHGVVAGPDGSLHEQPSNAIKAALAKAKLEPGDLDLVEINEAFSAVGIVSTEQLGISPDIVNVDGGAIALGHPIGASGARLIVHLAYELRRRGGGLGAAALCGGGGQGDALLIRVPSA, encoded by the coding sequence ATGTCCGGATCCGTCATCCTGGCCGGGGCCCGCACCCCCACCGGTCGTCTGCTCGGGGCTCTCAAGGACTTCTCCGGAGCCCAGCTGGGAGGTATCGCGATCAGGGCGGCTCTGGAGAAGGCGGGGGTGGCGCCCGAGCAGGTGGAGTACACGATCATGGGGCAGGTGCTCACCGCGGGTGCCGGGCAGATTCCGGCCCGTCAGGCCGCGGTGGCCGCCGGCATCCCGATGAGCGTCCCGGCGCTGACCGTCAACAAGGTGTGTCTCTCCGGGCTTGATGCGATCGCGCTGGCCGACCAGCTGATCAGGGCCGGTGAGTTCGACCTGGTGGTGGCGGGCGGTCAGGAGTCCATGACGCAGGCACCGCACCTGCTGGCCAAGTCGCGTTCGGGTTTCAAGTACGGTGACGTACCGCTGATCGACCACATGGTCCACGACGGCCTGTTCTGCCAGTTCGACCAGGTGGGTATGGGCGTCTCGACCGAGAAGTACAACAGTCGCTATGCGGGGCTGACCCGTGAGAAGCAGGACGCCTTCGCCGCCACCTCGCACCAGAGGGCCGCTGCTGCCGCGGCCGCCGGGCGGTTCGCCGAGGAACTGGCGCCGGTGACAGTTCCGCAGCGCAAGGGCGACCCGGTGGTGTTCGATACCGACGAGGGTGTGCGTCCCGACACCACGGCTGAAGTCCTGGCGAAGCTGCGTCCCGTGTACAGCCCGGACGGCACCATCACGGCCGGGACGGCGTCGCAGATCTCCGACGGGGCCGCGGCGGTGGTGGTGGCGAGCAAGGCCAAGGCCGAGGAACTGGGCCTGCCCTGGATCGCCGAGATCGGCGCACACGGCGTGGTGGCCGGGCCGGACGGAAGTCTGCACGAGCAGCCGTCGAACGCAATCAAGGCGGCGCTGGCCAAGGCCAAGCTGGAGCCGGGCGACCTGGACCTGGTGGAGATCAACGAGGCGTTCTCCGCGGTCGGCATCGTCTCCACCGAGCAGCTGGGCATCAGCCCGGACATCGTGAACGTCGACGGCGGCGCGATCGCGCTCGGCCACCCGATCGGCGCCTCCGGGGCCCGGCTCATCGTGCACCTGGCCTATGAACTGCGCCGCCGCGGTGGCGGTCTGGGCGCGGCCGCGCTGTGCGGCGGCGGCGGACAGGGCGACGCCCTGCTGATTCGCGTACCGTCTGCCTGA
- a CDS encoding Lrp/AsnC family transcriptional regulator, giving the protein MAVDELDTRILRLLIEQPRTSVREYARILGIARGTLQARLDRLEREGVITGTGPQLSPAALGHPVLAFVHIEVTQGHLDEVGDALAAVPEIIEAFSITGGGDLLTRVAARDNAHLEDVIQRLIQLPGVVRTRTEMALRERVPHRLLPLVESVGRAAAKQR; this is encoded by the coding sequence ATGGCGGTCGATGAGCTCGACACTCGCATCCTGCGTTTGCTCATTGAGCAACCGCGCACGAGCGTGCGCGAGTACGCGCGCATCCTCGGCATCGCCCGCGGCACCCTCCAGGCCCGCCTCGACCGGCTGGAGCGGGAGGGAGTCATCACCGGAACGGGCCCGCAACTGTCCCCCGCGGCGCTCGGGCATCCGGTACTTGCCTTCGTCCATATCGAGGTCACCCAGGGTCACCTGGACGAAGTGGGGGATGCGCTGGCGGCCGTGCCGGAGATCATCGAGGCGTTCTCGATCACGGGCGGCGGGGATCTGCTGACCCGGGTGGCCGCGCGGGACAACGCCCACCTCGAGGACGTCATCCAGCGGCTGATCCAGCTGCCTGGCGTGGTCCGGACCCGTACCGAGATGGCACTGCGCGAGCGGGTGCCGCACCGGCTGCTGCCGCTGGTCGAGTCGGTGGGCCGGGCGGCGGCCAAGCAGCGCTGA
- a CDS encoding cold-shock protein: MAQGTVKWFNAEKGFGFIQQDDGGPDVFAHYSNIATQGFRELQEGQRVSFDVTQGQKGPQAENIVPA; the protein is encoded by the coding sequence ATGGCACAGGGAACCGTGAAGTGGTTCAACGCCGAAAAGGGTTTCGGCTTCATCCAGCAGGACGACGGCGGCCCCGACGTCTTCGCCCACTACTCGAACATCGCCACCCAGGGCTTCCGTGAGCTCCAGGAGGGCCAGCGGGTCTCCTTCGACGTCACGCAGGGCCAGAAGGGCCCGCAGGCGGAGAACATCGTCCCCGCCTGA